A single window of Deltaproteobacteria bacterium DNA harbors:
- the ftsH gene encoding ATP-dependent zinc metalloprotease FtsH, producing MKTKKKRIQFSIWYLLFALWALILINSYFMAPQKLKITYSQFKDLLAEGSVKEVIIDKEKIEGRALISDEKGEKEKTFVTIRVEDPDLAKELRQYGVAFSGRHENTFLKNLLSWIIPMLLFVGIWMFLMRRMGRGPEFMSVGRSKAKIYAEDQLEVTFNDVAGVDEAKEELKETVEFLKNPNKFTHLGGKLPKGLLLVGPPGCGKTLLAKAVAGEAKVPFFSISGSEFVEMFVGVGAARVRDLFARAQEKAPCIIFLDELDALGKARGINPVGGHDEREQTLNQLLVEMDGFDTKKGVILMAATNRPEILDPALLRAGRFDRHILVDRPDIKGREAILKVHAKGVKLANDVDFKALAGMTPGFTGANLANVVNEGALLAARRDKEAVGMAEMEEAIERIVAGPEKKARVINEQERQIVAYHEVGHALVALSVSNADPVQKVSIIPRGIAALGYTLQRPTEDRYLMTKSELIDKLTVLLGGRVAEELVFDEVSTGAQNDLVKATDIARSMVKEYGMSERLGLVAFERERQPLYLQVPQGPSSKEYSEETSREIDSEISRIVEEAHRRAKQILTEKRGLLDKVAHILLEKEVIEGDDLKRLVFEAA from the coding sequence ATGAAGACAAAAAAGAAGAGGATACAATTTTCTATCTGGTACCTCCTGTTCGCTCTGTGGGCCCTGATCCTGATCAATAGCTATTTTATGGCCCCTCAGAAGCTAAAGATCACCTACAGTCAATTTAAGGACCTCCTGGCCGAGGGAAGCGTCAAGGAAGTGATCATAGACAAGGAAAAGATCGAAGGAAGGGCCCTCATTTCCGACGAAAAGGGGGAGAAGGAGAAGACCTTTGTAACAATCAGGGTAGAAGACCCGGACCTGGCCAAGGAATTACGTCAATACGGGGTTGCCTTCTCTGGAAGACACGAAAATACCTTTTTGAAAAACCTCCTCTCGTGGATCATCCCTATGCTCCTCTTCGTGGGGATCTGGATGTTCCTCATGCGCAGGATGGGGAGGGGTCCTGAGTTCATGTCCGTCGGGCGCTCCAAGGCCAAGATCTACGCCGAGGATCAACTCGAGGTCACCTTCAACGATGTGGCCGGTGTGGACGAGGCCAAGGAGGAACTAAAGGAGACCGTTGAGTTCCTGAAGAATCCAAACAAATTCACCCACCTAGGGGGAAAGCTCCCTAAAGGGCTATTACTAGTAGGGCCCCCTGGTTGTGGCAAGACCCTTTTGGCCAAGGCTGTGGCCGGAGAGGCCAAGGTTCCCTTTTTCAGTATCAGCGGCTCCGAATTTGTGGAGATGTTTGTGGGGGTTGGGGCGGCCAGGGTGAGGGACCTCTTCGCCCGTGCCCAGGAAAAGGCCCCCTGTATTATCTTCCTTGATGAATTAGACGCCCTGGGCAAGGCCAGAGGGATTAACCCCGTAGGAGGGCACGACGAGCGAGAGCAGACCCTAAACCAACTCTTGGTGGAGATGGATGGCTTCGATACCAAAAAGGGGGTCATCCTTATGGCCGCTACCAACCGTCCGGAGATCCTGGATCCGGCCCTGCTGCGCGCAGGGAGGTTTGACCGTCACATCTTGGTGGACCGACCTGACATCAAGGGCAGAGAGGCCATCCTCAAGGTCCACGCCAAGGGGGTAAAGCTGGCCAATGACGTGGACTTCAAGGCCTTGGCCGGGATGACCCCGGGGTTTACAGGGGCCAATCTGGCCAATGTAGTCAATGAGGGGGCCCTTTTGGCCGCCAGAAGGGACAAAGAGGCCGTGGGGATGGCCGAGATGGAGGAGGCCATCGAACGGATCGTGGCAGGACCGGAAAAGAAGGCCCGGGTGATAAATGAGCAGGAGCGCCAGATCGTGGCCTATCACGAGGTGGGGCATGCCTTGGTGGCCCTCTCTGTGTCGAACGCCGATCCCGTGCAGAAGGTCTCCATCATCCCTCGGGGGATAGCGGCCCTGGGCTACACCCTCCAACGGCCTACTGAAGACAGATATCTGATGACCAAATCGGAGCTTATCGACAAGCTCACTGTCCTGCTGGGAGGGAGGGTGGCAGAGGAACTGGTCTTCGATGAGGTCTCCACCGGTGCCCAGAACGACCTCGTCAAGGCCACCGACATCGCCAGGAGCATGGTGAAGGAATACGGTATGAGTGAAAGATTGGGTTTGGTGGCCTTCGAAAGGGAGCGGCAACCCCTCTACCTCCAGGTCCCCCAGGGCCCCTCCTCTAAGGAATATAGCGAGGAGACGTCTCGGGAGATAGACTCAGAGATAAGTAGGATCGTGGAAGAGGCCCACAGGCGTGCCAAGCAGATCCTCACCGAAAAGAGGGGCCTATTGGACAAGGTAGCCCACATCCTCTTGGAAAAGGAGGTAATCGAGGGGGATGATCTCAAAAGGCTCGTCTTCGAGGCAGCCTAA
- the tilS gene encoding tRNA lysidine(34) synthetase TilS — MISKGSSSRQPNMTRNPIPQILSRVKRTIHQHQMILPGEQLGVAVSGGIDSVVLLDTLASLREELHISLMVLHLNHGIRGEEAKRDQRFVQDLSKSYALACISKKVDVPSYMREASLSLQEAARELRYRFFEEVMETHDLDKVVLGQTADDQAETVLMRFIKGGGTRGLKGIPYVRGGYIRPLLDVWREELQEYAQQRGLAFVEDSSNLKKTYLRNRIRHELLPYLSDYNPNIKERLLQLAQILGEDELYLEKLAQEVAKGMVKRDNEEVSIPIPQLLCLPSALRVRVLQRSFERISSGKVLEYPHLKGVLRMAQEGGGSKRMPLPGGLWAVRVYDTLILRKEEGIKEERLKETALQVPGRTTLDGLKMVIEATIYEGQTSPRPDPQEAYLDYDRLVFPLRLRSYRPGDSFIPLGMKGRKKLKEFFIDLKIPRTQRGKIPLVTSGADICWVVDWRIDERFKVGEGTKKTLKLTLIRL; from the coding sequence ATGATCTCAAAAGGCTCGTCTTCGAGGCAGCCTAACATGACCCGCAACCCCATCCCCCAAATCCTCTCCCGTGTCAAGAGGACCATCCATCAGCATCAAATGATATTACCTGGTGAGCAACTCGGAGTAGCGGTGTCCGGGGGGATCGATTCGGTGGTCCTCTTGGACACCCTGGCAAGCCTGAGGGAAGAGCTTCATATATCCTTGATGGTGCTCCACCTCAACCATGGGATCAGGGGGGAGGAGGCAAAAAGAGACCAGAGATTCGTCCAAGATTTGAGTAAAAGTTATGCCCTTGCCTGCATCAGCAAAAAGGTCGATGTCCCCAGCTATATGAGGGAGGCATCCCTCTCCCTGCAGGAGGCGGCCCGAGAACTGAGGTATCGCTTCTTTGAGGAGGTGATGGAAACCCATGACCTGGACAAGGTGGTCTTGGGCCAGACTGCCGATGACCAGGCGGAGACCGTCCTGATGAGGTTCATCAAGGGTGGGGGGACAAGGGGGCTCAAGGGGATACCCTATGTCCGGGGGGGGTATATCCGCCCCCTGCTCGATGTATGGCGTGAAGAGCTACAGGAATATGCCCAGCAAAGGGGGCTTGCGTTCGTGGAGGACAGTTCTAACCTAAAGAAGACCTATCTCCGGAACCGAATCCGCCATGAACTGCTCCCCTACCTGAGCGATTACAACCCCAACATCAAGGAACGCCTCCTTCAACTGGCCCAGATCCTGGGCGAAGACGAACTCTACCTGGAAAAGCTGGCGCAGGAGGTGGCTAAGGGGATGGTCAAAAGAGATAATGAAGAGGTCTCCATCCCCATCCCTCAACTCCTCTGCCTCCCTTCGGCCTTGCGGGTTAGGGTCCTGCAGAGGTCTTTTGAACGTATATCCTCGGGAAAGGTGCTGGAGTACCCCCATCTGAAGGGGGTCTTACGGATGGCCCAGGAGGGGGGAGGGAGCAAAAGGATGCCACTTCCCGGGGGCCTTTGGGCAGTAAGGGTCTACGACACCCTTATCCTGAGAAAAGAGGAAGGGATAAAAGAAGAAAGGTTAAAGGAAACCGCCCTGCAAGTTCCGGGGCGGACAACACTGGATGGTCTCAAGATGGTGATAGAGGCCACGATCTACGAAGGGCAAACCTCCCCTCGACCAGATCCACAAGAGGCCTATCTCGACTATGATCGGCTGGTATTTCCGCTCCGCTTGAGGTCTTACCGGCCTGGAGACAGCTTTATCCCTTTGGGAATGAAAGGCAGAAAGAAGCTCAAGGAATTCTTCATCGACCTGAAGATCCCTCGCACGCAAAGGGGGAAGATCCCCTTGGTAACCTCGGGTGCAGATATATGCTGGGTGGTGGACTGGAGGATAGATGAGAGGTTTAAAGTGGGGGAAGGGACAAAAAAGACCCTGAAGTTGACCTTGATAAGGCTATAA
- a CDS encoding zinc ribbon domain-containing protein — translation MPIYEYRCEDCGRRSTFLVLKVEDFRPVCKHCGGKNLSKLISRVSFLRSDEDRLERLADPSRLGDIDERDPRSMARWMKSMGRELGEDMGEDFDQMVEEAMEEEGGAAQEDLL, via the coding sequence ATGCCCATTTACGAGTATAGGTGTGAGGATTGTGGGCGCCGCTCGACCTTTTTGGTCCTCAAGGTAGAGGATTTTCGCCCTGTCTGCAAGCATTGTGGAGGGAAAAACCTCTCCAAGCTCATCTCACGAGTCTCCTTTTTGCGCTCGGATGAGGACCGTTTGGAACGCCTGGCTGATCCTTCCCGTCTGGGGGATATTGATGAGAGGGACCCTCGCTCCATGGCCCGTTGGATGAAGAGCATGGGGAGGGAGCTAGGGGAGGATATGGGGGAAGACTTCGACCAGATGGTGGAGGAGGCCATGGAAGAAGAGGGGGGTGCAGCACAGGAGGATCTATTATAG